The Phocoena sinus isolate mPhoSin1 chromosome 8, mPhoSin1.pri, whole genome shotgun sequence nucleotide sequence AAGATTTCAGAGTAGGACTAATAAGGTTTGAGATCATGAATCACCAATCCCCTAGAGAGTGTGGTCTTTGCCAGTGCTCTGCTGCTGCCCTTGTGAAGACTAGAGAAAGTCTTATGTTTGTGGAGCAGCTGTAGCAGAAATCCTGAGGGGGTTGTGTATGATGATGCAGACAATGCTGTCAAGAGACTGAAGTGGCTTTGCAGACGCCGCCACATCGGAACCTCCCACGCTGCCCAACCATGGTCAGCCCTACCGTGTTCTTTGACATTGCCGTCGATGGCGAGCCCTTGGGCCGCGTCTCCTTCGAGCTGTTTGCAGACAGAGTTCCAAAGACAGCAGAAAACTTCCGTGCTCTGAACACTGGGCAGAAAGGCTTTGGTTATAAATGTTCCTGCTTTCACAGAATAATTCCGGAATTTATGTGCCAGGGTGGTGACTTAACACACCATAATGGCACTGGTGGCGAGTCCACTTATGGGGAGAAATTTGATGATGAGAATTTCCTCCTGAAGCATACGGGTCCTGGCATCTTGTCCATGGCAAATGCTGGCCCCAACACAAACGGTTCCCAGTTTTTCATCTGCACTGCCAAGACTGAGTGGTTGGATGGCAAGCATGTGGTCTTTGGCAAGGTGAAAGAGGGCATGAATATTGTGGAAGCCATGGAGCGCTTTGGTTCCAGGAATGGCAAGACCAGCAAGAAGATCACCATTGCTGACTGTGGACAAATCTAGTAATAAATTTGACTTGTGTTTtatcttaaccactagaccattCCTTCTGTAGCTCAGGAGAGCACCCCTTCATCCCCATCTGCTCAAAATATACTGTAATCTTTGTGCTCTCATTGCACTTCTTTGGGTTCCATATTTTCCTTATTCCCCTCCAAGTTTAGCTGAATTGCAAAGTTAAGTTTATGgttatgaaataaaaactaaacaacaacaacaaaaagagactGAAGTAAGGACAGGTATAGAGCAAGGAAAAGGTGGTTTATTTGGAAAGAAAGGACAGaattaaagcagtggttctcaaccaaggTGATTTTGCCCTCCAGGGCacatttggcaacatctggagGTATTTTTGACTATTTCAGTTGctagggagaggaagagggtgcAGTGCTACAACgacctagtgggtagaggccagggatgctgctaaatatcttatattgcacaggacagcccctcacaacgaagaattatctagtccaaaatgtcaataatagCAAGGTTGAGAGACCCTGCTTAAACGGATAGGTAACTTAAGTGGGGTGAAGAGCAGGTGTGATGGGTTAAGTCATGGCGATGGAAGAGCTGGTAGAGTAGCATATATGGTCAAAGCATGgaatataagattttaaaatttcaaaaaccgTTTTCTGGGTGTTGTTGAAGTCTAGGGTGTAGCTATGACTGTGGGTGGAGTAGGGATATTCCATTTCAGActaaagtaaaaaaggaaaatttggcCTCTTTTTGGCAGCTTAACGTTAAAATTGTACATTTATTTAGAGTGCTTGAATTTTCAGATGGACTGTCAGTCAGAAATTTGTGCTCTagttttacagatagggaaaaaACTCATCTTTGGTGTTTGAGCCTGTCAGGGTAGCACTGTGGGCTCCCAGCAAGCTTTGCTATGATTGATGCTGTTCTAGATGGCTTTTGTGCTATCTATCAATCTGTGGTTCTCCTTTcagacatggggtgggagggtacACAGTCAGAACACAGGCAGAGCAGCTGGCAGAGGCCAAGAATTCTTTGTTGGGCAAAGGTTCAAGAAGTTAAAATCACCCCATATGTGTTTTGATTGGTATCCTTATCCAGCCACCGtatcttcattttgaaaatagtttgAACATCACCTGGGAGGACACAGAACTAACAGACTTTTGGAATCCTTGTTTGCAGGCTTGTAAATTGCTCTCTGATGACTATGAACAAGTGCGCAGTGCTGCAGTCCAGCTTATCTGGGTTGTCAGTCAGCTCTATCCTGAAAGGTCAGTGTGGGTGTAAGCCAGCTTTTGTTCATTGCTAAgccatttttctctcctcccaccaTGCAGAAAGCCCACCTCCAGAAAAGGAATGTTGGTTAGATTTTTGGAAGGCAGTATGGAATAGGGGAAAAGCATGGACCCTGAAAATCAGGATGCTTGGTCCTTGTTTTTCAGCTCTG carries:
- the LOC116757619 gene encoding peptidyl-prolyl cis-trans isomerase A-like: MVSPTVFFDIAVDGEPLGRVSFELFADRVPKTAENFRALNTGQKGFGYKCSCFHRIIPEFMCQGGDLTHHNGTGGESTYGEKFDDENFLLKHTGPGILSMANAGPNTNGSQFFICTAKTEWLDGKHVVFGKVKEGMNIVEAMERFGSRNGKTSKKITIADCGQI